The proteins below are encoded in one region of Arthrobacter sp. CJ23:
- the efeB gene encoding iron uptake transporter deferrochelatase/peroxidase subunit yields MSGCPFGGGAPDDGPAASAAQAPSAATTEAPAAAAAPEAPASRLSRRGLLSLAGVGGAGAVAGIAAGLLSHDTLAAVAAPANAGSGDAVPFHGATQAGITTAAQDRLHMAAFDVITEDRAALLQLLKDWTAAAEAMTQGRETGATGAVDGPYDAPPEDTGEALGLTAGRLTVTFAFGAGLFEKDGKARFGLEGRRPEALIDLPHFPGDDLEPHRSGGDIIVQACADDPQVAVHAIRNLARIGFGKVRVRWSQLGFGRTASTSRSQQTPRNLFGFKDGTNNLKAEDTALLKEHVWAGESSRPEEAWMQGGSYLVARRIRMHIEIWDRTSLREQEQLIGRTKSEGAPLSGGKEFTAPDFNIKGKDGEPLMGMESHVRLAHADQNDGVRMLRRGYNYTDGSDGLGHLDAGLFFIAFVKDPRTHYVPMQLAMAKEDVLALEYLKHTGSALAAVPPGVQPGGFIGEGLFT; encoded by the coding sequence GTGAGCGGCTGCCCCTTCGGAGGCGGCGCCCCCGACGACGGCCCTGCCGCTTCCGCAGCCCAGGCACCGTCCGCTGCAACTACCGAAGCACCTGCCGCCGCGGCAGCCCCGGAGGCTCCGGCGTCGCGCTTGTCGCGGCGCGGGCTGCTGTCCCTGGCCGGCGTCGGAGGCGCGGGCGCCGTGGCCGGCATCGCCGCCGGGCTGCTCAGCCACGACACGCTGGCCGCTGTGGCCGCCCCGGCGAACGCAGGATCCGGCGATGCTGTGCCGTTCCACGGCGCAACGCAGGCGGGCATCACCACAGCGGCGCAGGACCGCCTGCACATGGCAGCGTTCGACGTCATCACCGAGGACCGCGCCGCGCTCCTCCAGCTGTTGAAAGACTGGACGGCTGCAGCCGAGGCCATGACCCAGGGCCGCGAAACAGGCGCCACGGGCGCCGTGGATGGCCCCTACGATGCGCCACCGGAAGACACCGGCGAAGCCCTGGGCCTGACCGCCGGCAGGCTGACGGTGACGTTCGCGTTCGGGGCCGGACTGTTCGAAAAGGACGGCAAGGCACGCTTCGGCCTCGAAGGCCGCCGCCCCGAGGCCCTGATCGATCTCCCCCACTTCCCCGGCGACGACCTGGAACCCCACCGCAGCGGCGGCGACATCATCGTGCAGGCCTGCGCCGACGATCCGCAGGTGGCCGTGCACGCGATCCGGAACCTGGCCCGCATCGGCTTCGGCAAAGTACGGGTCCGCTGGTCGCAGCTCGGCTTCGGCCGCACCGCCTCCACCTCCCGGAGCCAGCAGACGCCCCGCAACCTGTTCGGCTTCAAGGACGGCACCAACAACCTCAAGGCCGAAGACACCGCGCTCCTGAAGGAGCACGTGTGGGCCGGGGAAAGCTCCCGCCCCGAGGAAGCCTGGATGCAGGGCGGCAGCTACCTGGTGGCACGCCGGATCCGGATGCACATCGAGATCTGGGACCGCACCTCGCTGCGGGAACAGGAGCAGCTGATCGGCCGGACCAAGTCCGAAGGTGCGCCGCTCTCCGGCGGCAAGGAATTCACTGCCCCGGACTTCAACATCAAGGGAAAGGACGGCGAGCCCCTGATGGGGATGGAATCGCACGTCCGGCTCGCCCACGCGGACCAGAACGACGGCGTGCGGATGCTCCGCCGCGGCTACAACTACACGGACGGCTCCGACGGGCTCGGGCATCTGGACGCGGGGCTCTTCTTCATTGCCTTCGTCAAGGATCCGCGCACGCATTACGTCCCGATGCAGCTGGCCATGGCAAAGGAAGACGTGCTGGCGTTGGAATACCTCAAGCACACCGGATCGGCGCTGGCCGCCGTTCCTCCGGGCGTCCAGCCCGGCGGGTTCATCGGCGAAGGCCTCTTCACGTAA
- the efeO gene encoding iron uptake system protein EfeO, which translates to MPFSPQPGSAGRSHSRYLAVLAAAVLPLTLAACTDNNAAAASGPIKVSSTNDACTLSTQTTKSGNLTFAIRNEGNQVTEFYLLAEDGLRIIAEVENIGPGLTRNLVVTAPAGKYTTACKPGMQGDGIRAAFEVTESGEKPAVDTNIKALTDKGTAQYLSYVKDQTEQLVAGTKEFATAYAAGDAAKARELYAATRMHWERIEPVAESFGDLDPKLDAREADLAPGEEWTGWHRAEKDLFPPAGFAALTAPEREKLAAQLVADTEDLAARTRTVELTADKLGNGAKELLDEVATGKVTGEEEIWSHTDLWDFQANVDGARIAFENLRPVLEQKNPELATSLDAKFAALQAELKQHARGEGFVYYNELSQDQVQKLASLVDALGEPLSHLTSAVVL; encoded by the coding sequence CTGCCCTTTTCCCCCCAGCCCGGCTCCGCCGGACGCTCGCACAGCCGGTACCTGGCCGTGCTGGCCGCCGCCGTCCTGCCGCTGACCCTGGCCGCCTGCACGGACAACAACGCCGCTGCGGCATCGGGCCCCATCAAGGTGTCCAGCACCAACGACGCCTGCACCTTGTCCACCCAGACCACCAAGAGCGGCAACCTCACCTTCGCCATCCGGAACGAGGGCAACCAGGTCACGGAGTTCTACCTGCTCGCCGAGGACGGCCTGCGCATCATCGCCGAAGTCGAGAACATCGGCCCCGGCCTGACCCGCAACCTGGTGGTCACGGCCCCGGCCGGCAAGTACACCACCGCCTGCAAGCCCGGCATGCAGGGCGACGGCATCCGCGCGGCATTCGAGGTCACCGAGTCCGGCGAGAAGCCCGCGGTGGACACCAACATCAAGGCGCTCACGGACAAGGGCACGGCCCAGTACCTGTCCTACGTCAAGGACCAGACCGAGCAACTGGTGGCCGGCACCAAGGAATTCGCCACGGCCTACGCCGCCGGCGACGCCGCCAAGGCCCGCGAGCTCTACGCCGCAACCCGCATGCACTGGGAGAGGATCGAACCCGTGGCCGAATCCTTCGGCGACCTTGACCCGAAGCTGGACGCCCGCGAGGCCGACCTGGCGCCGGGCGAAGAGTGGACCGGATGGCACCGGGCCGAGAAGGACCTCTTCCCGCCGGCCGGCTTCGCCGCCCTGACGGCCCCCGAGCGCGAAAAGCTGGCTGCCCAGTTGGTGGCCGACACCGAGGACCTGGCCGCCCGCACGCGGACCGTTGAACTGACCGCTGACAAGCTCGGCAACGGCGCCAAGGAACTCCTCGACGAGGTGGCCACCGGCAAGGTCACCGGCGAGGAAGAGATCTGGTCGCACACCGACCTCTGGGACTTCCAGGCCAACGTTGACGGCGCCCGGATCGCCTTCGAGAACCTCCGGCCCGTCCTCGAGCAGAAGAACCCGGAACTTGCCACGTCCCTGGACGCGAAGTTCGCGGCCCTCCAGGCCGAGCTGAAGCAGCACGCCCGCGGCGAAGGCTTCGTGTACTACAACGAGCTGAGCCAGGACCAGGTCCAGAAGCTGGCCTCGTTGGTCGATGCCCTCGGCGAACCCCTGTCCCACCTCACCTCGGCAGTGGTCCTGTGA
- a CDS encoding SDR family NAD(P)-dependent oxidoreductase — translation MDIKGAVALITGGASGLGAATAKRLFDAGASVVLLDLASSQGEAYAAELNASGHSAGDDSAPRAVFAAADVTSEEQVQAAVDAATALGPLRIAVNCAGIATPGKVLGRDGILPLEAFNRVIQINLLGTFNVVRLAAAAMVRNEPVSTELGGQERGVIINTASVAAFEGQIGQPAYAASKGAVAAMTLPLAREFARSLIRVATIAPGIFETPMMAGLPQEAQDSLGQQVPHPARLGRPAEYANLAAHIVENAMLNGETIRLDGAIRMGLK, via the coding sequence ATGGACATCAAGGGCGCAGTCGCGTTGATTACGGGCGGAGCATCGGGACTGGGGGCGGCCACCGCCAAGCGTTTGTTCGACGCCGGGGCCTCGGTGGTGCTGCTGGATTTGGCGTCTTCGCAGGGGGAGGCCTATGCGGCCGAACTCAACGCCTCCGGCCATTCCGCGGGTGACGATTCAGCGCCGCGCGCCGTCTTCGCGGCCGCGGATGTCACCAGCGAGGAGCAGGTCCAGGCCGCCGTGGACGCCGCCACCGCTCTTGGACCCCTGCGGATCGCCGTCAACTGCGCCGGCATCGCCACCCCGGGCAAGGTCCTGGGCCGGGACGGCATCCTGCCGCTGGAGGCCTTCAACCGCGTCATCCAGATCAACCTGCTGGGGACCTTCAACGTGGTCCGGCTGGCCGCCGCGGCCATGGTCCGCAACGAGCCGGTGTCCACCGAACTGGGCGGCCAGGAACGCGGCGTCATCATCAACACCGCCTCCGTAGCAGCCTTCGAGGGCCAGATCGGCCAACCCGCCTACGCCGCCTCCAAGGGGGCCGTGGCCGCCATGACCCTGCCGCTTGCAAGGGAGTTCGCGCGCTCGCTGATCCGCGTGGCCACCATCGCGCCGGGCATCTTCGAGACCCCCATGATGGCCGGGCTGCCGCAGGAGGCCCAGGACTCCCTGGGCCAGCAGGTGCCGCACCCCGCCCGGCTCGGACGCCCGGCCGAATACGCCAACCTGGCCGCCCACATCGTCGAGAACGCCATGCTCAACGGCGAGACCATCCGCCTCGACGGCGCCATCCGGATGGGGCTCAAGTGA
- the efeU gene encoding iron uptake transporter permease EfeU produces the protein MTANYLIGLREGLEATLIVVLLMAYLVKSGRKHLLPRMWAGVGIAVAVSFGFGALLTFGPRGLTFEAQEAIGGSLSVLAVGLVTWMVFWMARTARTLGSELRSRVDLTAGGTGWGLAVVAAIAVGREGLETALFLWAAAQSSGSSTSPLVGALLGLATAALLGYLLHRGALKVNLGKFFTWSGAALIVIAGGVLAYAVHDFQEAGILPGLHSLAFDVSAAIPPPSWYGTLLKGTLNFSPATTWFEAAAWLLYVPPVTYFYFRSNRGARTVTADRTKAVAAVS, from the coding sequence ATGACCGCAAACTACCTGATAGGCCTCCGCGAGGGCCTCGAGGCCACGCTCATCGTCGTCCTCCTGATGGCCTATCTGGTGAAGAGCGGCCGCAAGCATCTCCTCCCCCGCATGTGGGCCGGCGTCGGCATCGCCGTCGCCGTTTCGTTCGGATTCGGTGCACTGCTCACCTTTGGTCCGCGCGGGCTGACGTTCGAGGCCCAGGAGGCCATCGGCGGCAGCCTGTCCGTACTGGCCGTCGGGCTCGTCACATGGATGGTCTTCTGGATGGCGCGGACCGCCAGGACACTGGGCAGTGAGCTCCGCTCCCGCGTGGACCTGACGGCTGGCGGCACCGGATGGGGCCTGGCCGTCGTGGCCGCCATCGCGGTGGGCCGCGAAGGACTCGAAACGGCGCTCTTCCTCTGGGCCGCGGCGCAGTCGTCGGGCTCCTCGACGTCTCCCCTGGTGGGGGCGCTGCTGGGGCTGGCCACCGCGGCCTTGCTCGGCTACCTGCTCCACCGGGGAGCCCTGAAGGTCAATCTCGGGAAGTTCTTCACCTGGAGCGGGGCGGCGTTGATCGTGATCGCCGGCGGCGTCCTTGCCTACGCCGTCCACGATTTCCAGGAAGCCGGCATCCTCCCGGGCCTGCACAGCCTGGCCTTCGACGTCTCGGCGGCCATCCCGCCGCCGTCCTGGTACGGCACCCTGCTCAAGGGAACCCTGAACTTCTCCCCTGCCACCACCTGGTTCGAGGCCGCCGCATGGCTGCTCTACGTTCCGCCCGTCACGTACTTCTATTTCCGTTCCAACCGGGGCGCCCGCACGGTCACTGCAGACCGCACCAAGGCCGTCGCCGCGGTCTCCTGA
- a CDS encoding ABC transporter permease: MSELADSVPTLAGVGLLMALTVAVLLPFRAPHAFAPVLAVLRGAVQLAAISFILGGVITSPGWVAVALLVMFAVAVVSATRRLGWSWPHLAVVGGSMALGIAATLLIIFGTGAVGFTPRYALAVGGIVIGNAMTVAVLAGRRFAESVHGQWEVVEGWLALGASPRQATLDLARRSVYAALIPATDQTKTTGLVTLPGAFVGAIFGGLSPLEAGRFQMVVLAAIMAAGSLTAVMVIAQLAPVRVRPALPR; this comes from the coding sequence ATGTCCGAGCTCGCCGATTCCGTTCCAACGCTGGCCGGCGTCGGGCTCTTGATGGCGCTGACCGTGGCGGTGCTGCTGCCATTCCGGGCACCGCACGCTTTTGCCCCCGTTCTGGCGGTCCTCAGGGGAGCGGTGCAGCTCGCCGCGATCAGTTTCATCCTGGGCGGCGTCATCACCAGCCCGGGGTGGGTTGCCGTTGCGCTGCTGGTGATGTTTGCCGTCGCCGTGGTGAGCGCAACCCGGCGGCTCGGCTGGAGCTGGCCACACCTCGCGGTGGTGGGCGGCTCGATGGCTTTGGGCATCGCCGCTACGCTGCTCATCATTTTCGGCACCGGGGCGGTCGGCTTCACTCCCCGCTATGCGTTGGCGGTCGGCGGGATAGTGATCGGCAACGCCATGACCGTGGCGGTCTTGGCCGGCCGGCGCTTCGCCGAATCTGTCCATGGACAGTGGGAGGTGGTGGAGGGCTGGCTGGCGCTGGGCGCTTCGCCGCGGCAGGCAACGCTGGACCTTGCCCGGCGTTCGGTCTACGCCGCGCTCATTCCGGCCACGGACCAGACGAAGACCACGGGCCTGGTCACGCTGCCCGGAGCGTTCGTGGGGGCCATATTCGGCGGGCTTTCGCCATTGGAGGCCGGGCGTTTCCAGATGGTGGTGCTCGCGGCGATCATGGCCGCCGGATCCCTCACCGCCGTCATGGTCATCGCCCAGCTCGCTCCGGTCCGTGTGCGGCCGGCGTTGCCGCGGTGA
- a CDS encoding glycoside hydrolase family 76 protein: MPAADSPAARASGKPDNHAGAPDWAARADQAARSVTRAFGQRLFFLPGTHIGAIARPPTRLGNLFRPWHYWWQAHYVDCLVDAGGRELASGAKFDGAGRPSAGRLASRLVTTIRLRNFLRFVNSYYDDMAWLALATLRLEELAEASRRPGRRRNAYVRRKLTLQFDSASTDELGGGTFWSTKRDFKNTPATAPVALYFARTGRPERAQALLDWMDARLFDPARGLYMDGVRISGGEAVLEDSVYTYNQGPVLGALLELGGEANLARAAAVVDAIATELTLPEAAPGRTAQGAAPGRLVIRGEGSGDGGLFTGILLRYVALAARDGRLPGGTRFTARSLVAGTAEAFWAGRTERDDGTLVFSPEPQRPAGEAYPAGAAVELSTQLQAWMALEAAASLN, encoded by the coding sequence ATGCCTGCCGCCGACTCCCCCGCCGCCCGTGCCTCCGGGAAACCCGACAATCACGCCGGAGCGCCGGACTGGGCAGCCCGCGCGGACCAGGCGGCCCGCTCCGTGACCCGCGCCTTCGGGCAGCGCCTCTTCTTCCTGCCGGGCACGCACATCGGCGCGATCGCGCGCCCGCCGACGCGGCTGGGGAACCTTTTCCGGCCCTGGCACTACTGGTGGCAGGCCCACTACGTTGACTGCCTGGTGGACGCCGGCGGCCGCGAGCTCGCCTCGGGAGCAAAGTTCGACGGCGCCGGGCGGCCGAGTGCCGGGCGGCTGGCCTCGCGGCTGGTCACCACCATCCGGCTGCGGAATTTCCTGCGCTTCGTCAACAGCTACTACGACGACATGGCCTGGCTGGCACTGGCCACGCTGCGGCTGGAGGAACTGGCCGAGGCGAGCCGCAGGCCGGGGCGCCGCCGGAACGCCTACGTCCGGAGGAAGCTCACCCTACAGTTCGATTCGGCATCCACGGACGAGCTGGGCGGCGGCACCTTCTGGAGCACCAAGCGCGATTTCAAGAACACGCCGGCCACGGCACCGGTGGCCCTGTATTTCGCCCGCACGGGCAGGCCGGAGCGGGCTCAGGCACTGCTGGACTGGATGGATGCCAGGCTCTTCGATCCCGCCAGGGGGCTGTACATGGACGGCGTGCGCATCAGCGGCGGGGAGGCCGTCCTGGAGGATTCCGTCTACACCTACAACCAGGGGCCGGTCCTGGGTGCCCTGCTGGAGCTCGGGGGTGAGGCCAACCTGGCGCGGGCCGCCGCGGTGGTGGACGCGATCGCGACGGAGCTGACGCTTCCGGAGGCCGCGCCCGGTCGCACCGCTCAAGGCGCGGCGCCCGGCCGGCTCGTCATCCGCGGCGAGGGCAGCGGCGACGGCGGGCTGTTCACCGGGATCCTGCTGCGCTATGTGGCGCTGGCGGCCCGGGATGGACGGCTTCCGGGGGGAACCCGGTTCACCGCCCGCAGCCTCGTGGCCGGCACGGCCGAAGCCTTCTGGGCAGGCAGGACGGAAAGGGACGACGGAACGCTCGTGTTCTCGCCCGAACCACAGCGCCCGGCGGGCGAGGCGTATCCGGCGGGCGCCGCCGTCGAGCTCTCCACCCAGCTCCAGGCCTGGATGGCGCTTGAGGCAGCCGCGAGCCTCAACTGA